CGCGTGGGATCGCGATGGATTTTTGTGGGCGTGGACTTAAGTTGGAGGTGAATGTATGCCGGTTATCCGTAGTAAATTAAGTGTGGTCATGGAGAATCATGATCCCAAACTCTCTATACGAAAGCTTGCTAAGGATATTAATTATCACTTTGATTCGGTTCGCCGTATGTATAAGGATGAGATGGTACAGTATCCCAGAGACTTGCTCCTAAAGCTTTGTTTATATTTTAATGTTCAGCCTGGAGAACTCA
The window above is part of the Paenibacillus sp. FSL K6-0276 genome. Proteins encoded here:
- a CDS encoding helix-turn-helix transcriptional regulator, whose product is MPVIRSKLSVVMENHDPKLSIRKLAKDINYHFDSVRRMYKDEMVQYPRDLLLKLCLYFNVQPGELIGIEELNESDCTIEEVIGEDGLSES